Proteins from one Daphnia pulicaria isolate SC F1-1A chromosome 3, SC_F0-13Bv2, whole genome shotgun sequence genomic window:
- the LOC124329097 gene encoding facilitated trehalose transporter Tret1-2 homolog produces the protein MLRLFKNPRKVMVQMGAAAAASLSFMIMGMVRAWSSPGMPSLLDSKAVPLTESDVSWISSIPPLASLVGSLMAGPCLTILGRRRTLMLISIPYSLGFLLIGFASHSSMLYIGRILDGAMIGFSAPSAQIFIGECASPRVRGALGAFTAIFLSLGILITYVIGAFVPWNVLAWILSAFPALLFGAMYMMPETPSWLLSKNREEEAKKSLQFLRGAHTDITGEFERLKANMAKGANSQQIQPRELLKGSVLKPLLLSMALMLLQQFSGINSIIYFTVFIFQKAGSTMDKNLSTIIVGIVQLLATIASMFLVDRAGRRLLLLVSGVVMAISLAALGAFFYMLEVYGNDVQLTLGWLPLASLLLFIIAYSSGFANVPFLIMGELFPAKFRSILGSLASCFNLLCTFTIIRSFGDMNKTMGEYGTFWFYMSWCVVGVFFVYFFLPETKGKSFEEIERMFANKKKQQLYAAGAETTIGAAADKNDVFTVETIPRAHIDERSSQSHSNDGYDMDSDEEDNGEVVATPL, from the exons ATGCTGCGCCTATTCAAGAATCCTCGCAAAGTTATGGTTCAG atgggagctgctgctgcagcttcACTGTCCTTCATGATTATGGGTATGGTGCGAGCGTGGTCCAGCCCAGGTATGCCGTCATTGTTGGACTCCAAGGCAGTTCCTCTCACTGAGTCGGACGTCTCATGGATTA GCAGCATCCCACCGCTGGCGTCTTTGGTCGGCAGTTTGATGGCTGGACCTTGTCTGACTATTCTGGGTAGGAGACGGACATTGATGTTGATTTCCATCCCGTACAGCTTGGGATTCTTGTTGATTGGCTTCGCCTCTCACAGTTCCATGCTTTACATTGGGCGCATCTTGGATGGGGCCATGATTGGCTTCAGCGCCCcatcggcacaaattttc ATTGGCGAATGCGCCTCGCCGCGAGTGCGCGGAGCTCTCGGAGCTTTCACTGCAATCTTTCTCTCGTTGGGTATTTTGATCACCTATGTAATTGGCGCTTTCGTTCCGTGGAACGTACTGGCCTGGATATTGAGCGCTTTTCCAGCTCTACTTTTCGGAGCCATGTACATGATGCCCGAAACGCCCTCCTGGCTTCTTTCGAAGAACCGCGAAGAGGAAGCCAAGAAGTCGTTGCAATTCCTTCGAGGAGC GCACACGGACATTACTGGCGAATTCGAGCGCTTGAAGGCTAACATGGCCAAAGGTGCCAATTCGCAGCAAATCCAGCCCAGGGAGTTGTTGAAAGGATCTGTCCTCAAGCCTCTTTTGCTCTCGATGGCCCTCATGTTGCTTCAACAGTTTAGCGGCATCAACTCCATCATTTATTTCACAGTGTTCATTTTCCAGAAAGCTGGCAGCACCATGGACAAGAATTTGTCCACCATC ATTGTCGGTATCGTGCAACTTTTGGCCACTATCGCTTCCATGTTTTTGGTGGACAGGGCCGGTCGACGACTCCTTCTTCTCGTGTCCGGTGTCGTCATGGCAATCTCTCTGGCCGCTCTTGGAGCTTTCTTCTACATGCTGGAAGTCTACGGTAACGATGTGCAGCTAACACTCGGATGGCTTCCACTAGCTAGTTTGCTACTCTTCATCATCGCCTACTCTAGCGGTTTCGCTAATGTTCCTTTCCTCATCATGGGTGAACTCTTCCCTGCCAAATTCAG gAGCATTTTGGGATCTCTTGCTTCTTGTTTCAATCTACTCTGCACATTTACAATCATTCGAAGCTTCGGAGACATGAACAAAACAATGGGTGAATACGGCACCTTTTGGTTTTACATGTCTTGGTGCGTCGTGGGCGTTTTCTTCGTCTATTTCTTCCTGCCTGAAACCAAAGGCAAATCATTCGAGGAAATCGAGCGCATGTTCGCCAATAAGAAGAAGCAGCAGTTGTATGCGGCTGGTGCCGAGACAACGATCGGCGCAGCAGCTGACAAGAACGATGTTTTCACAGTAGAAACCATTCCCCGGGCGCACATTGATGAACGATCGTCCCAGTCGCATTCAAATGACGGGTATGATATGGATAGCGACGAAGAGGATAACGGAGAAGTTGTAGCAACTCCACTGTAa
- the LOC124329042 gene encoding bromodomain-containing protein 7-like has translation MGSKKHKKHKSDRWGRYESAQGQASTDRPQLRLILKVGGASTPDLADHGDSSSGMLNRPGIVNLPYGAEEDSRHSSLFSLHDGSEKEKHKKKKEKKKKKNKDKDKEKKKHKHKDKKRKDKDESAPEGDESFRYEVITVQPSNPIHGGAGALSPRPILKISTTSLDSGTGSNLSASLATRVQRTSPGAAPLRTSLRPRQERPAIQKLLELLMPNLERKDPRQFFAWPVTDSIAPNYSSIITKPMDFSTMKQKIEDNQYKTLQEFTDDFVLMCNNAMTYNQPDTVYYKAAKRLLHTGLRTLTAEKVRPYVPTISNYGELTVTHLGFEPLEESFRAFAIRQEQSAEGIESADQEMETGFSSGGETAVETARDSYLKNESPNKSHLDVLPDDMTPDEILEQAKEAAQIAANKLGYQHPNAKMGFLRQRKDGTTSLAILTPCNPGAQPGTTEVPVTLGALTGKVQPGPGTGQLMGFREDRRNQVKPVKPLYYGPFGSYAPSYDSTFSNLTKEESDLVLATYGEETGVPYAESILDFVRDCDYALHIADDLLNLMTHGEHSAVARILEEKRRIHQQQVLQQLEQEQLQQQQQQLLQSQHANENDAFNLNALRSLGDLGIDVSFLDSFEAQFKAEQRAREASQSCLDETGSLISTLEKTQRERLSKTPPPHLSNIMPPSDFELQLVGKITEGIAYVAKQSTPATVASVEGVRKAMGVSLDSLPIDTNLVPRPTISMQPDQRDIESELSKLLGEDGVSDVMTDIFH, from the exons ATGGGGAGcaagaaacataaaaaacacaaatcgGACCGTTGGGGGAGGTACGAAAGTGCCCAAGGACAGG CAAGTACTGATCGCCCACAGTTAAGATTGATCTTGAAAGTTGGTGGTGCATCAACACCAGACCTAGCGGATCATGGAGATAGTTCTTCAGGAATGTTGAACCGACCAGGAATTGTAAATCTTCCGTATGGAGCCGAAGAAGATTCCAGGCATTCATccctcttttctcttcatgatggaagtgaaaaagaaaagcacaagaaaaaaaaggaaaagaagaagaagaaaaataaagacaaggacaaggaaaagaaaaaacacaagcATAAG GACAAAAAACGTAAGGACAAAGATGAGTCTGCCCCAGAAGGTGATGAGTCATTTAGGTATGAGGTCATAACAGTTCAACCTTCCAATCCAATCCATGGTGGAGCAGGGGCCCTCTCTCCCAGGCCCATCTTGAAAATATCCACAACCTCCTTAGATTCTGGAACTGGTTCCAACTTGTCTGCCTCACTGGCCACACGCGTGCAACGTACCAGTCCTGGAGCTGCTCCTCTTCGAACCAGTCTTCGCCCACGTCAAGAAAGACCAGCAATACAGAAGCTACTTGAGTTGCTAATGCCAAATCTCGAAAGAAAAGATCCCAGACAATTCTTTGCTTGGCCAGTAACTGATAGTATTGCACCTAACTATTCTTCAATTATCACTAAACCCATGGATTTTAGCACTATGAAACAGAAGATTGAGGATAATCAGTATAAAACACTGCAAGAATTTACG gacGACTTTGTTTTGATGTGTAACAACGCTATGACGTACAACCAACCGGACACCGTCTACTATAAAGCTGCGAAAAGACTGTTGCATACCGGCCTACGAACTCTGACGGCCGAAAAGGTGCGCCCTTACGTGCCCACCATATCCAATTATGGCGAGTTGACAGTTACACACTTAGGCTTTGAGCCATTGGAAGAGTCATTCAGAGCCTTTGCAATTCGGCAAGAGCAGTCTGCTGAAGGAATAGAATCGGCCGACCAAGAAATGGAAACTGGATTTTCTTCCGGTGGTGAAACAGCTGTGGAAACAGCTCGAGATAGTTACCTCAAGAATGAATCGCCGAATAAGAGCCACTTGGATGTGTTGCCAGACGACATGACTCCCGACGAAATTTTGGAGCAG GCAAAGGAGGCAGCGCAAATTGCTGCGAATAAGCTTGGATACCAACATCCAAATGCCAAAATGGGTTTTTTGCGGCAAAGAAAAGATGGTACTACATCGCTTGCCATTTTGACTCCTTGCAACCCCGGAGCACAACCAGGAACTACTGAAGTGCCTGTTACGTTAG GTGCATTAACGGGTAAGGTTCAACCGGGTCCAGGAACTGGCCAATTAATGGGTTTCAGAGAAGATCGAAGAAATCAAGTTAAACCTGTCAAACCATTGTATTATGGTCCTTTTGGATCTTATGCTCCTTCGTACGATTCTACATTTTCAAATCTCACAAAGGAAGAATCAGATCTTGTGTTAGCTACTTACGGAGAAGAAACGGGAGTTCCGTATGCAGAAAGTATTTTGGATTTTGTGCGCGATTGCGACTACGCACTACACATCGCCGACGACCTACTCAACTTGATGACACACGGTGAACATTCAGCTGTGGCTAGAATTttagaagagaaaagacgGATCCATCAACAACAAGTTCTTCAACAACTAGAACAGGAACaattacaacaacagcagcaacagcttcTTCAGTCACAACATGCAAATGAAAACGATGCGTTCAATTTAAATGCCCTAAGATCTTTAGGAGACCTTGGAATTGATGTCTCTTTCCTGGACTCATTTG AAGCACAGTTCAAAGCCGAACAACGGGCACGAGAAGCTAGCCAGAGTTGTCTGGATGAAACAGGATCCTTGATAAGTACACTTGAGAAAACGCAGCGGGAAAGACTTTCCAAGACTCCACCGCCTCATCTTTCTAATATCATGCCACCTTCAGACTTTGAACTTCAATTAG TTGGAAAAATTACGGAAGGCATCGCTTACGTAGCCAAACAGTCGACGCCCGCTACAGTGGCTTCTGTAGAAGGTGTACGGAAAGCTATGGGAGTTTCTCTAGATTCACTTCCAATTGATACGAACTTGGTACCTCGTCCCACAATAAGCATGCAACCCGACCAGAGAGACATCGAAAGCGAACTAAGTAAATTACTTGGTGAAGACGGTGTTTCTGATGTTATGACGGATATATTTCATTGA
- the LOC124329235 gene encoding NEDD8, translating to MLIKVKTLTGKEIEIDIEPTDKVERIKERVEEKEGIPPPQQRLIFSGKQMNDEKTAADYKVQGGSVLHLVLALRGGL from the exons ATGCTCATCAAGGTTAAG aCACTAACTGGAAAAGAG ATTGAAATCGACATAGAACCGACTGATAAAGTCGAACGCATCAAAGAACGAGTAGAAGAGAAAGAGGGAATCCCACCTCCACAACAAAGACTTATCTTTTCAGGAAAGCAAAT GAATGATGAGAAAACTGCTGCTGATTATAAAGTCCAAGGAGGATCTGTATTGCATTTGGTGTTAGCTTTGCGTGGTGGCTTATAA
- the LOC124329212 gene encoding adenine phosphoribosyltransferase-like: MDSTLYDSTLSDLKDKIKSYPDFPKEGIIFRDIFSILRDPACLKSVVDLMVAKIEKLKWNDVDVIVGLESRGFILAPLLAVKLNAGFVPIRKKGRLPGVCKEIAYTLEYRSDILEIQEDSINQGQRVLVIDDLIATGGSLGATCKLLKGLDAKVVGCLVLLELDQLEGSKNVDAPVESLISF; the protein is encoded by the exons ATGGATTCAACGTTATATGATTCGACACTTTCTGACttgaaagacaaaataaaaagttaccCTGACTTTCCAAAAGAAGGAATTATATTTCG AGACATATTCTCCATCTTAAGGGATCCAGCATGCTTGAAAAGTGTAGTTGATCTTATGGTGGCGAAGATTGAAAAACTTAAGTGGAATGATGTTGATGTAATAGTGGGTCTCGAATCAAGAGGTTTTATCCTTGCACCTTTACTGGCCGTAAAACTCAATGCTGGATTTGTACCAATACGGAAGAAGGGACGTTTGCCTGGTGTCTGTAAAGAAATAGCTTATACCTTAGAATATCGCAGT GATATACTGGAAATACAAGAAGATAGCATCAATCAAGGACAGCGAGTGTTGGTTATTGATGACTTGATTGCTACTGGAGGAAGTCTAGGAGCAACCTGCAAGCTTCTCAAAGGCCTAGATGCAAAAGTTGTTGGATGTTTggttcttcttgaattggacCAACTTGAAGGCTCAAAAAATGTGGATGCTCCTGTTGAatctctcatttctttttga
- the LOC124329089 gene encoding uncharacterized protein LOC124329089 yields the protein MGKDESIKDDYGFTRNSTPTTNPSREESPTYSNYGRSPPDQRRFAIALSELPALNFYNPLLNNPSSSEYIASVRSNRIRSIDEIASAHLSMHPRLASDDGTIGSTNLTSASMQMPYWSQHSVKSVDSSRASETNPKSSVTFSSNFVSCRQAAKSILGFCICMWSVLFLGVTIATVIYFTGKGGTLFQPPQAPAANIIYGEFHVFNHSILFETFDGSSVNTTLFKDLTNELQQKMDRSFQSSPLLSALYNRSAIFGVVPNISLKNPLIRIQFQIHLNHADVMVAEKMAHAFTSDLHRKEGHYGHTSENWSINLTSVKFAEIVPTSVKHLVPPHKVLASWGQWTQWTPECYSETSCDPMRMQSRNRRCLLRDKRPDEPIESTANLPNNVITPCIAGSTVSAADIEIRPCSCAATRFRTPRPRISFSVIRPTKAGQTHFRFSNTSIATFDQLCSQCRSGEVCVARLEEIVPVCRWAPNPEDPSGCGGFCRAYTESCLPLGSNSFKCEGVSECLTDIEWRCGDGFCIHNSKRCDRDYNCFDHSDELDCETTN from the exons atgggGAAAGACGAATCGATCAAAGACGATTACGGATTCACGAGAAATTCCACTCCAACAACAAATCCCTCTCGAGAAGAGTCTCCTACTTATTCCAACTACGGAAGATCACCTCCCGATCAACGAAGGTTCGCTATTGCTCTTTCAG AACTGCCGGCGCTCAATTTCTACAACCCTTTGTTAAACAACCCTTCGTCATCCGAGTACATCGCTAGCGTTCGATCGAATCGAATACGCTCCATCGACGAAATTGCTTCCGCTCATTTGAGCATGCACCCTAGACTGGCGAGTGATGATGGCACGATCGGCTCCACCAATCTGACATCCGCCAGCATGCAGATGCCATACTGGAGCCAACATTCTGTGAAGAGCGTCGACAGTAGCCGTGCCAGCGAAACGAACCCAAAATCTTCAGTGACGTTTTCATCCAATTTCGTCAGCTGTCGACAAGCAGCCAAATCGATTTTGGGATTCTGTATCTGCATGTGGTCGGTTCTCTTTCTCGGAGTCACTATCGCCACTGTAATTTATTTCACTG GGAAAGGAGGCACGCTCTTTCAACCTCCGCAGGCTCCAGCAG CCAACATAATTTACGGAGAATTCCACGTATTCAATCATTCAATTCTGTTCGAGACCTTTGACGGGAGTTCAGTTAATACGACATTGTTTAAAGATCTCACAAACGAGTTACAGCAAAAA ATGGATCGCTCGTTTCAGTCATCACCGCTCCTCTCGGCATTGTACAATCGTTCCGCCATCTTTGGGGTAGTTCCCAACATCAGTTTGAAAAATCCTTTGATCCGAATTCAATTTCAGATTCACCTAAATCACGCGGATGTCATGGTCGCCGAGAAAATGGCACATGCTTTCACCAGCGATCTCCACCGGAAGGAAGGACATTACGGCCACACGTCTGAGAATTGGTCAATTAATTTGACTTCAGTCAAATTTGCAG AAATCGTACCGACAAGTGTCAAACATCTGGTACCACCGCATAAAGTTTTAG CTAGTTGGGGACAATGGACACAGTGGACTCCCGAGTGTTACTCAGAAACGTCTTGCGACCCTATGCGGATGCAATCACGTAACCGTCGGTGTTTGTTACGGGACAAGCGACCCGACGAGCCTATTGAGTCGACTGCCAACCTGCCAAACAACGTCATCACACCTTGCATTGCCGGATCGACTGTGTCAGCTGCGGACATAGAGATCCGACCGTGCAGTTGTGCTGCCACCCGATTCCGAACGCCACGGCCGCGAATCTCTTTCAGTGTCATTCGACCGACAAAGGCGGGGCAAACGCATTTCCGATTTAGTAACACGTCAATAGCCACCTTCGATCAATTGTGTAGTCAATGTCGATCAGGAGAAGTCTGCGTCGCCCGATTAGAAGAAATCGTTCCGGTTTGCCGATGGGCTCCCAACCCGGAAGATCCGAGCGGTTGCGGAGGTTTTTGTCGTGCATACACCGAGTCCTGCCTTCCCCTCGGATCTAATTCATTCAA GTGCGAAGGAGTGTCGGAATGTTTGACTGATATCGAGTGGCGTTGCGGCGATGGATTTTGCATCCACAACTCAAAGCGTTGCGATAGGGACTACAACTGTTTCGATCATAGTGACGAACTGGACTGTG AAACGACAAATTAG
- the LOC124328985 gene encoding protein RRP5 homolog, with translation MAIVEENFPRGSKTKDDKRERHANEKKRKVESLFKNSAIKKVNKRRLNQKKKHSKLKKEKQELQSLTTKEKKVIEKEKIMLESIEPFTFKMLAEGMQVLSRVQEVRELDVLLSLPGRIQAVVPITNISAPYSKLIDMLAQDEEVEAKGLKEILTEGDLFPCSIKEVTNDGSFKVTASLNPVDVNSDIPSTALCKGMKMTAAVQSVEDHGYVMDVGILNVRSFLTKVPDQDLAVGQIVSVCVTGCQIDGHVATLTLSTVESVKFKQNVELNLSTLIPATKLHVTVNKVLPQGLTVTFGNMVGYIHKDHLVNINDSVSAYEKSANYTAIVLYTLPLVNAVYLSLKSSLVKPDLNVNEKDTIALGQFFEATITESTSAGLFVQLNKKAKGFVPLRHLSDNQDIFEDTRALFPVKSRKRCRVLYHASLDDIYICTMKKSLITQKALRYEDFTVGEILEGKIDSVSPAGVSVHLGVNLKGFIPKLHWADDPRLKKPELRFRVGEPITCRVLKVMIDRKTIHLTCKKSMLDEKVVAYSCTSQLETNLALKGTVALIEKGGVLVSFFDGLTGYIPGNRLLKNGITDISHYFYMGKVIDCKVESINESGKVILTLAGSGLTKPKSLPDKPILNLGTIVECKVERVYDAVEGNSSGLEVSIPSLETTGLIPVEHLSDFPKAASQLLDCYRPGQVIKEAVVYTSSKLQTVLTLKPNIMNFIKGNGYPKSVDEVAMGSTLPCVATLHRPFGVFAQLLCPPNKFDVLFPPGKMSPNLYSYMENGTMHMTLEGEVIKIDKEEKKIFLSALSAYAPENAARVLEAYLKVEEKIKVHLRESSDEGLKNLASLKLGDVVVGKLLTEFDSSADLEFELPHGINGIVPAYHHAKKDFKKNDLIVGSVMYVDPIMKKVYVTTREDVIHCITGTAKFDPRGKKQRGKIILNMDYFSLVSITDGNAKDVAFTSNIRSINETSVPLPPPFEVGAVVHVAINFDTELGRIATYYTTPKRWIILDLSHIKRTSSSSDGSPNKKKLKKDVVSIEAKSTKAKNKKTQQEQLSELNDTVDSETSAVLEVNNKKTKTKAKKNENKKKQEAQERDVSHKKESVSNGKRSTPEDKETAHPEGEKALSPSKKRRVEPPTPRKSKKINHLELPRLSITSTFKWDDDMTTLPLSTSQIADSSDSEDDDAEKGKAVVKDRRERAREKLEEAKVNEAKLSQIEEELNNPERAPVTTDDFDRMVLASPNSSILWVQYMAFHLENAEIEKARTVAQRALKIMSFREEQEKFNVWIAWLNLEHMYGTTEGYESTLQEAIRYNDPFKVFRQMALNFEQSGKFDDAESLYTTMLKKYKQNKSVWINACLFYVRNSKLDTARGVFQRALSILDKKEHIDLISRFAQLEMKFGQVGRGKTLFDTLMMSYPKRTDLWLVYIDTLTKVDDIESARQVLERCITLQLPAKKMKTIFQKFLEFETHHGDEEKQDYVRKKALDYVESKTEAVDE, from the exons ATGGCTATTGTGGAAGAAAATTTTCCTCGTGGTTCGAAAACTAAAGATGACAAAAGAGAACGTCAcgcaaatgagaaaaagaggaaagttGAAAGCTTGTTTAAG AATTCTGCTATAAAGAAAGTCAATAAGAGACGCTTGAACCAGAAAAAGAAGcattcaaaattgaagaaGGAAAAGCAGGAATTGCAATCATTAAccaccaaagagaaaaaagttatcgagaaggaaaaaataatgctTGAATCCATCGAACCCTTTACATTCAAA atgcttGCTGAAGGCATGCAGGTTTTGAGTAGAGTACAAGAAGTCAGAGAATTGGATGTGCTTCTGAGTCTTCCTGGAAGGATTCAAGCTGTTGTCCCTATTACAAATATTTCAGCACCGTACAGTAAATTGATTGACATGCTGGCCCAAGATGAAGAAGTTGAGGCTAAAGGATTAAAAGAAATCCTGACTGAGGGAGATTTATTTCCATGCAGCATTAAAGAAGTGACTAATGATGGCTCTTTTAAAGTCACAGCATCTTTAAATCCAGTTGATGTCAACAGTGACATTCCATCAACAGCCCTCTGCAAAGGAATG AAAATGACTGCAGCTGTGCAAAGTGTGGAAGATCACGGATACGTTATGGACGTTGGCATTCTAAATGTACGCAGTTTTTTAACAAAAGTACCAGATCAAGACTTGGCTGTAGGTCAAattgtgtctgtctgtgtgacTGGTTGTCAAATTGATGGCCATGTAGCCACTTTGACTCTTTCAACAGTTGAATCCGTCAAATTCAAGCAAAATGTGGAACTTAATCTATCCACTCTTATCCCAGCGACGAAACTTCATGTGACTGTGAACAAG GTTCTTCCCCAAGGTTTGACCGTTACTTTTGGTAACATGGTGGGTTACATCCATAAAGATCATCTCGTAAATATTAATGACAGCGTATCAGCATATGAGAAGAGTGCCAACTATACAGCTATCGTGTTGTATACGTTGCCCCTGGTTAATGCAGTCTATCTCAGCTTGAAATCGTCGCTTGTTAAGCCCGACTTGAATGTGAATGAAAAGGATACCATTGCCCTTGGTCAATTCTTTGAAGCCACTATAACCGAGTCCACTTCTGCTGGACTTTTTGTGCAATTGAACAAAAAGGCTAAAGGATTTGTTCCACTTCGACATCTCAGTGACAACCAAGATATTTTCGAAGATACTAGAGCTCTCTTTCCGGTTAAATCACGTAAGAGATGTCGCGTTCTCTATCATGCATCTCTTGACGACATTTACATCTGCACAATGAAAAA atctcTCATTACTCAGAAGGCGTTGCGATATGAAGACTTCACTGTTGGAGAGATACTGGAAGGCAAAATAGATTCGGTTTCCCCCGCTGGTGTTTCAGTTCACTTGGGCGTCAATTTGAAAGGTTTCATTCCAAAACTGCACTGGGCGGACGACCCTAGACTGAAAAAACCAGAATTAAGATTTCGTGTTGGTGAGCCTATTACTTGCCGTGTTCTCAAGGTGATGATCGACAGAAAAACAATTCATTTGACCTGCAAGAAATCAATGCTCGACGAAAAAGTTGTTGCCTACAGTTGTACGAGCCAGTTGGAGACAAATCTTGCTTTGAAGGGAACTGTTGCTCTCATAGAGAAAGGTGGAGTTCTAGTTTCGTTTTTCGACGGACTCACTGGATATATTCCAGGAAACAGACTGTTAAAGAATGGGATTACCGATATTAGTCATTATTTCTACATGGGGAAAGTCATTGATTGCAAAGTTGAGAGCATTAACGAATCTGGCAAAGTTATCTTGACACTGGCCGGGTCAGGCTTGACTAAACCGAAAAGTCTTCCAGATAAACCAATTCTAAATTTGGGAACTATTGTAGAATGCAAAGTTGAACGAGTTTATGATGCGGTTGAAGGCAACAGCAGTGGACTCGAG gtTTCAATTCCATCGTTAGAGACTACCGGATTAATCCCAGTGGAACATTTGTCTGATTTCCCTAAAGCTGCATCCCAACTGCTTGACTGTTACCGTCCAGGTCAGGTCATCAAAGAGGCCGTCGTCTATACGTCTTCTAAACTGCAAACGGTACTGACTCTCAAACCCAACATTATGAATTTCATCAAGGGAAATGGTTACCCAAAATCTGTGGATGAGGTTGCCATGGGTTCGACCTTGCCCTGCGTAGCTACACTCCACAGACCTTTCGGAGTCTTTGCACAACTGCTGTGCCCTCCCAACAAGTTCGATGTTCTCTTCCCACCCGGCAAGATGTCCCCGAATCTTTATTCTTACATGGAAAACGGCACCATGCATATGACCTTGGAAGGAGAAGTTATTAAGATCgacaaagaagagaagaagatttttctGAGTGCACTAAGTGCCTACGCACCGGAAAACGCAGCCCGTGTACTGGAAGCTTATCtaaaagttgaagaaaagATTAAGGTCCACTTAAGGGAGAGCTCAGACGAAGGATTGAAAAATCTAGCCAGCTTGAAACTTGGTGACGTGGTTGTTGGTAAATTGCTAACAGAATTTGACTCATCCGCCGATTTGGAGTTTGAATTGCCACACGGAATAAATGGAATTGTTCCGGCTTATCATCATGCCAAAAAGGACTTCAAGAAAAATGACTTGATCGTTGGTTCTGTTATGTATGTCGACCCGATTATGAAGAAGGTTTACGTCACAACAAGAGAAGACGTCATTCATTGCATCACAGGCACCGCCAAGTTTGATCCCAGAGGCAAGAAACAAagaggaaaaattattttgaatatgGACTACTTTAGTTTGGTGTCAATCACTGATGGAAACGCCAAAGACGTAGCTTTCACTTCCAATATTAGGAGCATCAATGAAACTTCTGTCCCATTACCACCTCCATTCGAAGTTGGAGCTGTAGTTCATGTGGCTATTAACTTCGACACGGAACTTGGGAGAATTGCTACTTACTACACGACTCCTAAAAGATGGATTATTCTTGATCTCTCTCACATCAAGcgcacttcttcttcttcagatgGCAgcccaaacaagaaaaagctgAAAAAAGATGTTGTTTCTATTGAAGCTAAATCAACAAAagctaaaaataagaaaacacagCAAGAGCAGTTATCCGAACTAAATGATACAGTCGATTCTGAAACATCGGCCGTATTGGAAGTCAATAATAAGAAGACGAAGACAAAAGCCaagaagaatgaaaataagaaaaaacaggaAGCCCAAGAACGTGACGTGTCCCACAAGAAAGAATCTGTATCAAATGGAAAGAGAAGTACGCCGGAAGACAAAGAAACTGCGCATCCTGAAGGTGAAAAGGCTCTTTCTCCATCCAAGAAGAGAAGAGTTGAACCACCTACCCCTAGGAAGTCGAAGAAAATCAATCATTTAGAATTGCCGCGGCTATCGATCACGTCAACGTTCAAATGGGACGATGACATGACGACTCTACCACTGTCGACTTCTCAGATCGCCGATAGTTCCGATTCAGAAGATGATGACGCGGAAAAAGGAAAGGCAGTGGTTAAAGATCGCCGTGAAAGGGCACGTGAAAAATTGGAGGAAGCGAAGGTGAACGAAGCTAAATTGTCGCAAATTGAAGAAGAGCTGAACAATCCGGAACGAGCGCCCGTGACCACAGACGACTTTGACCGTATGGTGCTCGCCTCGCCCAACAGCTCTATTTTGTGGGTCCAGTACATGGCGTTCCATCTGGAGAACGCCGAGATTGAAAAGGCGCGGACAGTGGCCCAGAGGGCACTCAAGATCATGAGCTTCCGAGAGGAACAGGAAAAATTCAACGTCTGGATTGCTTGGCTCAATTTGGAGCACATGTACGGCACAACCGAAGGCTACGAGTCCACTTTGCAG GAAGCGATCCGCTATAACGACCCTTTCAAAGTTTTCCGTCAGATGGCTTTGAACTTCGAACAAAGCGGCAAGTTTGACGATGCCGAGTCGCTCTACACCACAATGCTGAAGAAATACAAGCAGAACAAGTCTGTGTGGATAAATGCCTGCCTTTTCTACGtacgaaattcaaaattggacACGGCGCGCGGTGTTTTCCAGAGGGCATTGTCGATCCTCGACAAAAAAGAAC ACATTGACTTGATCAGTCGGTTCGCTCAACTGGAGATGAAGTTTGGACAAGTAGGCCGTGGCAAAACGCTGTTTGACACCTTGATGATGTCCTATCCCAAGAGGACGGATCTCTGGCTGGTGTACATCGACACGCTTACCAAAGTCGACGATATAGAAAGTGCACG